In a single window of the Papaver somniferum cultivar HN1 chromosome 8, ASM357369v1, whole genome shotgun sequence genome:
- the LOC113306859 gene encoding uncharacterized protein LOC113306859 isoform X3 gives MVRGRERGKEEEVPKKLLRRRNCALICVKLDSQAPDSGKEAAAAGTAEDGSSPLAAGKKSNRRAKEKLQGDASPCKVITPGSSKGKCRRQLMTKCPSDAAEGQTEHAEVPVIDLRLEAKLAAEENAKLFAGKQTHPFFSARKLDKRSQETVLATEPESKSCLVLPDDFHPPIHVFEKLQAQEDVLLNWTKWSFCDEALISSNNAPETASFSVFEGSVKPLSFNDFLTVPNFVETSPPKNDMSLNRCCHQAQMNSMYPVTTPTSAGLKAQERNEVDLSVECTDSINNSFVEHHDGFSQERMPSYNICTGSQPDSSLWATKYQPRKASEVCGNGDSVKFLNEWLQYWRQKRPQTNKNSALNDKVITLDSDCSSDENYSDAESVDEEGLKNVLLVTGPVGSGKSAAIYACAKEQGFEVIEVSASDWRNGAHVKQKFGEAMESHRFSKWSSEDSAGSQIKNFLSFSSVQNGNSSDTLNTDVVEVISETCLEEPEIVEVERENLNICNRVTNKSLILFEDVDTIFDEDRGLISTIQQLAEKAKRPMILTCNSQDPVLPYQLDRLEVRFEVPSSEELLTCLQKICTAENADIPTLLLERFLGCCEGDIRKTIMLLQFWCQGIRNKKERELQLSYPLQLDLDAWHWVLPKVIPWGFPCQLSELVDKEITKLFTTSRQSTSLLEIVEEEELSLEKMQDACEIGYDNETDSIVAKKQAMLSMNGSLHEGNGFSTQFNGVAEFSHSSGSPVAFTLHNAKKSQSTVFSSLSGDECTENIPAASHIMPNYPDDEMPGDDFCKYLADLTPVQTSVDVYTSQQHYFNGELSELNLLRYSETESQQMCDTFKSVDVSCVPESSYVAETEFNGVGCNSNTVCYGEASVSFGAVSLNGANSFPCFSMDANNPDADNISDTIVRTANDRDAETAHEDEKTGDTHIEHWESPIRGYQGMDECSRADFNKTSTLFEEDSCPEEINPVEEAWKKLRCCREDLKPHVTSEMKEASQFQALVSGMADLISEADLMLDCCQPLLSDFIEMPMVSNVEPDTAYWSDKQLEMASTVVQHGLGYFAKESRKCGPNFGLKKTVDLAWEMFACTTNTTELGKVLTQDLTASQISCVGRGSENGPLRAVISSKSGVQEHLNNTIQGLVPSRLLLALRGSAFSDYVSSLCQISKSEASRLSNNIDKPTNRRRGRAARHYLSAGQLMLSPEDVSLLAQQNCYGKVSGE, from the exons ATGGTAAGAGGAAGAGAAAGGGGAAAGGAGGAGGAAGTGCCAAAAAAACTACTCCGAAGAAGAAA CTGTGCATTGATCTGTGTCAAACTTGATTCACAGGCTCCTGATTCAGGAAAGGAGGCTGCAGCTGCTGGCACAGCAGAAGACGGGAGCTCTCCACTAGCTGCTG GTAAAAAGAGCAATAGGCGGGCAAAGGAGAAGTTGCAGGGGGATGCTTCCCCTTGTAAGGTCATAACACCTGGTAGCTCCAAGGGAAAATGCCGTCGACAGCTAATGACTAAATGCCCATCGGATGCTGCAGAGGGTCAAACTGAGCACGCTGAAGTACCAGTTATTGATCTAAGGTTGGAGGCAAAATTAGCTGCTGAG GAAAATGCAAAGCTTTTTGCCGGAAAACAAACTCATCCATTTTTTTCCGCACGGAAACTTGATAAAAGGTCTCAAGAGACTGTGTTGGCAACTGAACCGGAGAGTAAGTCGTGTTTGGTTCTGCCAGATGATTTTCATCCTCCAATTCATGTATTTGAGAAGCTACAG GCGCAGGAGGATGTCTTACTAAATTGGACGAAGTGGTCATTTTGTGATGAAGCCTTGATAAGTTCCAATAATGCTCCAGAAACCGCAAGTTTTTCAGTCTTTGAAGGCTCTGTGAAGCCCTTATCATTTAATGACTTTCTTACGGTTCCAAATTTCGTTGAGACCTCACCACCTAAGAATGATATGTCTTTGAATCGATGCTGTCATCAAGCACAAATGAATTCTATGTATCCGGTAACTACTCCGACTTCAGCTGGTTTGAAG GCTCAAGAGAGGAATGAAGTTGATTTGTCTGTGGAATGTACAGATTCCATAAATAACTCGTTTGTTGAGCATCACGATGGGTTTTCTCAGGAAAG AATGCCATCATATAATATCTGTACTGGTAGTCAGCCTGATAGTAGCTTATGGGCAACCAAATACCAACCACGAAAGGCTTCTGAG GTGTGTGGTAATGGTGACTCTGTGAAGTTTCTTAATGAGTGGCTGCAGTATTGGCGTCAAAAACGCCCTCAAACCAACAAGAACTCTGCTCTTAATGATAAAGTTATCACTCTAGATAGCGATTGCAGCTCAGACGAGAACTATTCCGACGCAGAAAGTGTTGATGAAGAAGGACTTAAGAATGTTCTTTTAGTTACTGGACCAGTTGGG AGTGGGAAATCTGCTGCTATCTATGCGTGCGCCAAAGAACAAGGGTTTGAAGTTATTGAG GTCAGCGCATCTGATTGGCGGAATGGAGCTCATGTGAAACAAAAATTTGGAGAAGCAATGGAGTCACATCGTTTCTCAAAATG GTCGTCAGAGGATTCTGCAGGCTCACAGATAAAGAATTTCTTGTCTTTTTCCTCTGTTCAGAATGGCAACTCCTCAGATACTCTGAACACCGATGTTGTTGAGGTGATTTCAGAAACATGCCTGGAAGAGCCAGAGATTGTAGAAGTAGAAAGGGAAAACTTAAATATCTGTAATCGGGTTACAAATAAGAGTCTGATTCTCTTTGAGGACGTGGATACTATTTTCGATGAAGATCGAGGTTTAATCTCTACAATACAACAACTTGCAGAAAAAGCAAAGCGTCCTATGATACTCACATGCAATA GTCAGGATCCTGTCCTGCCTTATCAGTTGGATAGACTAGAAGTGCGTTTCGAAGTTCCATCAAGCGAGGAACTTCTAACATGTTTACAGAAG ATCTGTACGGCAGAAAATGCTGACATTCCAACGTTGTTACTCGAGCGATTTCTTGGGTGCTGTGAAGGTGACATTCGGAAAACCATTATGCTGCTTCAGTTCTGGTGCCAGggtataagaaataaaaaag AAAGGGAACTCCAGCTGTCTTATCCGCTACAACTTGACCTTGATGCATGGCATTGGGTACTACCGAAGGTAATACCTTGGGGCTTTCCTTGTCAACTATCGGAATTAGTGGACAAGGAAATAACCAAGTTGTTCACTACGTCGAGACAGAGTACCTCATTGCTAGAGATAGTAGAGGAAGAAGAGCTTAGCCTTGAGAAAATGCAGGATGCCTGTGAGATAGGTTATGACAATGAAACGGATAGTATTGTGGCTAAAAAACAAGCTATGTTAAGTATGAACGGATCTTTGCACGAAGGCAATGGTTTTTCCACTCAATTTAATGGTGTTGCTGAGTTTTCCCATTCGTCAGGATCCCCAGTTGCATTTACTCTGCATAACGCAAAGAAAAGCCAAAGTACagtattttcttccctttctggTGATGAATGCACTGAAAATATTCCAGCAGCTTCACATATAATGCCGAATTATCCTGATGATGAAATGCCAGGGGATGATTTTTGTAAATACCTAGCTGATCTAACGCCTGTCCAAACTTCCGTAGACGTATATACAAGCCAGCAACACTACTTCAACGGAGAACTATCAGAATTAAATTTGCTTAGATATTCTGAAACAGAAAGTCAACAGATGTGTGACACATTTAAATCAGTAGATGTATCGTGTGTGCCTGAATCTTCTTATGTTGCAGAGACTGAATTTAACGGAGTAGGGTGTAATTCCAATACAGTATGCTACGGCGAGGCTTCTGTTTCTTTCGGAGCAGTTTCTCTGAATGGTGCGAATTCATTTCCATGTTTTTCCATGGATGCTAACAACCCAGATGCAGATAATATTTCTGATACCATAGTAAGAACTGCCAATGATAGAGACGCAGAAACAGCTCATGAAGATGAGAAAACAGGAGATACACATATTGAACACTGGGAGAGTCCAATCAGAGGATATCAAGGGATGGATGAGTGTAGTCGTGCAGATTTTAACAAGACTTCAACCTTATTTGAAGAGGATAGTTGCCCGGAGGAGATTAATCCAGTTGAAGAAGCATGGAAAAAGTTACGTTGTTGTCGGGAAGATCTAAAGCCGCATGTCACCTCAGAAATGAAAGAAGCTTCTCAGTTTCAAGCACTTGTTTCTGGGATGGCGGATCTAATCTCAGAAGCTGATCTGATGCTTGATTGCTGTCAACCTCTTTTAAGT GACTTCATTGAGATGCCGATGGTATCAAATGTGGAACCAGACACCGCCTACTGGTCTGACAAGCAATTGGAGATGGCATCAACAGTAGTGCAACATGGCCTTGGCTACTTTGCGAAGGAATCTCGTAAGTGTGGACCTAATTTTGGGTTAAAGAAGACGGTAGATTTAGCATGGGAGATGTTCGCCTGCACAACCAATACAACAGAACTTGGTAAGGTCCTTACACAGGACCTGACCGCAAGTCAGATTTCATGTGTTGGAAGAGGTTCAGAGAATGGGCCACTAAGAGCTGTTATTTCTTCTAAAAG TGGAGTACAGGAGCATCTAAATAATACAATTCAGGGTTTGGTTCCTTCAAGACTGTTGTTGGCATTGAGAGGTTCTGCATTCAGCGATTATGTATCTTCCCTTTGCCAGATTTCCAAATCCGAAGCTTCTCGGTTGTCAAATAATATTGATAAACCGACGAACCGACGCAG GGGGAGAGCGGCTCGACACTACCTGAGTGCCGGCCAACTGATGTTGTCTCCTGAAGATGTGTCATTACTGGCTCAACAAAACTGTTACGGCAAGGTGTCAGGAGAATAA
- the LOC113306859 gene encoding uncharacterized protein LOC113306859 isoform X2 codes for MEEPTNEDAAAVIMEVKDNSTPHSQRKNPPRRKLVQSTLFSHKPQVNEINVPLSQETHEDLKEIGDCSSPNGKRKRKGKGGGSAKKTTPKKKAPDSGKEAAAAGTAEDGSSPLAAGKKSNRRAKEKLQGDASPCKVITPGSSKGKCRRQLMTKCPSDAAEGQTEHAEVPVIDLRLEAKLAAEENAKLFAGKQTHPFFSARKLDKRSQETVLATEPESKSCLVLPDDFHPPIHVFEKLQAQEDVLLNWTKWSFCDEALISSNNAPETASFSVFEGSVKPLSFNDFLTVPNFVETSPPKNDMSLNRCCHQAQMNSMYPAQERNEVDLSVECTDSINNSFVEHHDGFSQERMPSYNICTGSQPDSSLWATKYQPRKASEVCGNGDSVKFLNEWLQYWRQKRPQTNKNSALNDKVITLDSDCSSDENYSDAESVDEEGLKNVLLVTGPVGSGKSAAIYACAKEQGFEVIEVSASDWRNGAHVKQKFGEAMESHRFSKWSSEDSAGSQIKNFLSFSSVQNGNSSDTLNTDVVEVISETCLEEPEIVEVERENLNICNRVTNKSLILFEDVDTIFDEDRGLISTIQQLAEKAKRPMILTCNSQDPVLPYQLDRLEVRFEVPSSEELLTCLQKICTAENADIPTLLLERFLGCCEGDIRKTIMLLQFWCQGIRNKKERELQLSYPLQLDLDAWHWVLPKVIPWGFPCQLSELVDKEITKLFTTSRQSTSLLEIVEEEELSLEKMQDACEIGYDNETDSIVAKKQAMLSMNGSLHEGNGFSTQFNGVAEFSHSSGSPVAFTLHNAKKSQSTVFSSLSGDECTENIPAASHIMPNYPDDEMPGDDFCKYLADLTPVQTSVDVYTSQQHYFNGELSELNLLRYSETESQQMCDTFKSVDVSCVPESSYVAETEFNGVGCNSNTVCYGEASVSFGAVSLNGANSFPCFSMDANNPDADNISDTIVRTANDRDAETAHEDEKTGDTHIEHWESPIRGYQGMDECSRADFNKTSTLFEEDSCPEEINPVEEAWKKLRCCREDLKPHVTSEMKEASQFQALVSGMADLISEADLMLDCCQPLLSDFIEMPMVSNVEPDTAYWSDKQLEMASTVVQHGLGYFAKESRKCGPNFGLKKTVDLAWEMFACTTNTTELGKVLTQDLTASQISCVGRGSENGPLRAVISSKSGVQEHLNNTIQGLVPSRLLLALRGSAFSDYVSSLCQISKSEASRLSNNIDKPTNRRRGRAARHYLSAGQLMLSPEDVSLLAQQNCYGKVSGE; via the exons ATGGAGGAGCCGACCAACGAAGACGCAGCTGCTGTAATTATGGAGGTGAAAGACAATTCCACCCCACATTCTCAGAGAAAAAACCCCCCTCGTCGTAAACTTGTTCAGTCGACACTTTTTTCACATAAACCTCAAGTTAATGAAATCAATGTCCCGTTAAGTCAAGAGACCCATGAAGATCTAAAGGAAATAGGTGATTGTAGTAGTCCAAATGGTAAGAGGAAGAGAAAGGGGAAAGGAGGAGGAAGTGCCAAAAAAACTACTCCGAAGAAGAAA GCTCCTGATTCAGGAAAGGAGGCTGCAGCTGCTGGCACAGCAGAAGACGGGAGCTCTCCACTAGCTGCTG GTAAAAAGAGCAATAGGCGGGCAAAGGAGAAGTTGCAGGGGGATGCTTCCCCTTGTAAGGTCATAACACCTGGTAGCTCCAAGGGAAAATGCCGTCGACAGCTAATGACTAAATGCCCATCGGATGCTGCAGAGGGTCAAACTGAGCACGCTGAAGTACCAGTTATTGATCTAAGGTTGGAGGCAAAATTAGCTGCTGAG GAAAATGCAAAGCTTTTTGCCGGAAAACAAACTCATCCATTTTTTTCCGCACGGAAACTTGATAAAAGGTCTCAAGAGACTGTGTTGGCAACTGAACCGGAGAGTAAGTCGTGTTTGGTTCTGCCAGATGATTTTCATCCTCCAATTCATGTATTTGAGAAGCTACAG GCGCAGGAGGATGTCTTACTAAATTGGACGAAGTGGTCATTTTGTGATGAAGCCTTGATAAGTTCCAATAATGCTCCAGAAACCGCAAGTTTTTCAGTCTTTGAAGGCTCTGTGAAGCCCTTATCATTTAATGACTTTCTTACGGTTCCAAATTTCGTTGAGACCTCACCACCTAAGAATGATATGTCTTTGAATCGATGCTGTCATCAAGCACAAATGAATTCTATGTATCCG GCTCAAGAGAGGAATGAAGTTGATTTGTCTGTGGAATGTACAGATTCCATAAATAACTCGTTTGTTGAGCATCACGATGGGTTTTCTCAGGAAAG AATGCCATCATATAATATCTGTACTGGTAGTCAGCCTGATAGTAGCTTATGGGCAACCAAATACCAACCACGAAAGGCTTCTGAG GTGTGTGGTAATGGTGACTCTGTGAAGTTTCTTAATGAGTGGCTGCAGTATTGGCGTCAAAAACGCCCTCAAACCAACAAGAACTCTGCTCTTAATGATAAAGTTATCACTCTAGATAGCGATTGCAGCTCAGACGAGAACTATTCCGACGCAGAAAGTGTTGATGAAGAAGGACTTAAGAATGTTCTTTTAGTTACTGGACCAGTTGGG AGTGGGAAATCTGCTGCTATCTATGCGTGCGCCAAAGAACAAGGGTTTGAAGTTATTGAG GTCAGCGCATCTGATTGGCGGAATGGAGCTCATGTGAAACAAAAATTTGGAGAAGCAATGGAGTCACATCGTTTCTCAAAATG GTCGTCAGAGGATTCTGCAGGCTCACAGATAAAGAATTTCTTGTCTTTTTCCTCTGTTCAGAATGGCAACTCCTCAGATACTCTGAACACCGATGTTGTTGAGGTGATTTCAGAAACATGCCTGGAAGAGCCAGAGATTGTAGAAGTAGAAAGGGAAAACTTAAATATCTGTAATCGGGTTACAAATAAGAGTCTGATTCTCTTTGAGGACGTGGATACTATTTTCGATGAAGATCGAGGTTTAATCTCTACAATACAACAACTTGCAGAAAAAGCAAAGCGTCCTATGATACTCACATGCAATA GTCAGGATCCTGTCCTGCCTTATCAGTTGGATAGACTAGAAGTGCGTTTCGAAGTTCCATCAAGCGAGGAACTTCTAACATGTTTACAGAAG ATCTGTACGGCAGAAAATGCTGACATTCCAACGTTGTTACTCGAGCGATTTCTTGGGTGCTGTGAAGGTGACATTCGGAAAACCATTATGCTGCTTCAGTTCTGGTGCCAGggtataagaaataaaaaag AAAGGGAACTCCAGCTGTCTTATCCGCTACAACTTGACCTTGATGCATGGCATTGGGTACTACCGAAGGTAATACCTTGGGGCTTTCCTTGTCAACTATCGGAATTAGTGGACAAGGAAATAACCAAGTTGTTCACTACGTCGAGACAGAGTACCTCATTGCTAGAGATAGTAGAGGAAGAAGAGCTTAGCCTTGAGAAAATGCAGGATGCCTGTGAGATAGGTTATGACAATGAAACGGATAGTATTGTGGCTAAAAAACAAGCTATGTTAAGTATGAACGGATCTTTGCACGAAGGCAATGGTTTTTCCACTCAATTTAATGGTGTTGCTGAGTTTTCCCATTCGTCAGGATCCCCAGTTGCATTTACTCTGCATAACGCAAAGAAAAGCCAAAGTACagtattttcttccctttctggTGATGAATGCACTGAAAATATTCCAGCAGCTTCACATATAATGCCGAATTATCCTGATGATGAAATGCCAGGGGATGATTTTTGTAAATACCTAGCTGATCTAACGCCTGTCCAAACTTCCGTAGACGTATATACAAGCCAGCAACACTACTTCAACGGAGAACTATCAGAATTAAATTTGCTTAGATATTCTGAAACAGAAAGTCAACAGATGTGTGACACATTTAAATCAGTAGATGTATCGTGTGTGCCTGAATCTTCTTATGTTGCAGAGACTGAATTTAACGGAGTAGGGTGTAATTCCAATACAGTATGCTACGGCGAGGCTTCTGTTTCTTTCGGAGCAGTTTCTCTGAATGGTGCGAATTCATTTCCATGTTTTTCCATGGATGCTAACAACCCAGATGCAGATAATATTTCTGATACCATAGTAAGAACTGCCAATGATAGAGACGCAGAAACAGCTCATGAAGATGAGAAAACAGGAGATACACATATTGAACACTGGGAGAGTCCAATCAGAGGATATCAAGGGATGGATGAGTGTAGTCGTGCAGATTTTAACAAGACTTCAACCTTATTTGAAGAGGATAGTTGCCCGGAGGAGATTAATCCAGTTGAAGAAGCATGGAAAAAGTTACGTTGTTGTCGGGAAGATCTAAAGCCGCATGTCACCTCAGAAATGAAAGAAGCTTCTCAGTTTCAAGCACTTGTTTCTGGGATGGCGGATCTAATCTCAGAAGCTGATCTGATGCTTGATTGCTGTCAACCTCTTTTAAGT GACTTCATTGAGATGCCGATGGTATCAAATGTGGAACCAGACACCGCCTACTGGTCTGACAAGCAATTGGAGATGGCATCAACAGTAGTGCAACATGGCCTTGGCTACTTTGCGAAGGAATCTCGTAAGTGTGGACCTAATTTTGGGTTAAAGAAGACGGTAGATTTAGCATGGGAGATGTTCGCCTGCACAACCAATACAACAGAACTTGGTAAGGTCCTTACACAGGACCTGACCGCAAGTCAGATTTCATGTGTTGGAAGAGGTTCAGAGAATGGGCCACTAAGAGCTGTTATTTCTTCTAAAAG TGGAGTACAGGAGCATCTAAATAATACAATTCAGGGTTTGGTTCCTTCAAGACTGTTGTTGGCATTGAGAGGTTCTGCATTCAGCGATTATGTATCTTCCCTTTGCCAGATTTCCAAATCCGAAGCTTCTCGGTTGTCAAATAATATTGATAAACCGACGAACCGACGCAG GGGGAGAGCGGCTCGACACTACCTGAGTGCCGGCCAACTGATGTTGTCTCCTGAAGATGTGTCATTACTGGCTCAACAAAACTGTTACGGCAAGGTGTCAGGAGAATAA